Proteins co-encoded in one Mastacembelus armatus chromosome 24, fMasArm1.2, whole genome shotgun sequence genomic window:
- the adgrf3b gene encoding adhesion G protein-coupled receptor F4, translated as MLTNAFKNLNGFQYLNLTGQRLGNTIADFEVHVAVKFETYRLQIVVDNIQVLLAAVMLVNTEGMVTIDSPNMTMCYQSSPQMKCTFEEATDSSGWNLTSKTVRYELNNGIVVQLDTNCATPEYNSCIAITLNQVAGMWEGIYECGFTKGSVRHTANAQLHVALLPDVIQMNFYPLTADCTQTGGNVIEISATIENSQESYDVWWTYRNEKNNVLNTSINDILVYNFKVTLNCDYTSEAQYVTVTFKNSVGQEKSAQVDIPVIYVGKPFCKEEQIDEEFWPNAPDGNTVINQTCPLGRTGFSTRTCKGSAWLPVYSECISQEMKKILNDAEAFLTGLGSTEEMAMQIFEGLENSSTSASSNTTADVISFIKILDVMATASNYVVLKEDLLPSLINGASNILNKTWDDVNNTIIQNMSANYLQSVESLVKNVKVNRSSGVNSTNLALKISHDCNVSVFGINVNLNRTNGLIKSLGVKNLMTRLGNNLGSTYEPTSLLLSATLEDNNDSRLEIRLDFPKEESNGTKPFCVFWNITKRSWSNEGCVVKRSNNESTVCECNHLTSFSVLMAKGEINLFGDTLDKITNVGLGVSICSLLIFLIIESLVWSAVVKTNLSHFRHTAMVNIAVFLLLADICFLASSSPDVLSSSWCLTLTICKHLFFLVMFGWMLCLSVMLVHQLIFVFSPLRKRVFMFLSSIVGYVCPIVIVGCSFIYYKYTNKPYHSEKTCWLVYERLLEGSIHAFLLPLGTIILTNLFSMVVVILTLVKTSVPDSSKADDKDTAKGILKVVVVLTPVFGVTWIIGFFQLMLSQNNPMFGFVCFSFTILNSFQGLFILLTGCFAEQKVREELFKIIMSKSKGKSSSVTNVTTVPYTKDK; from the exons ATG cttacaaatgcatttaaaaaccTGAATGGCTTCCAGTACCTGAACTTAACTGGTCAAAG GCTAGGCAATACGATTGCTGACTTTGAAGTACATGTCGCTGTCAAATTTGAGACTTACAGACTTCAAATCGTAGTGGATAACATACAGGTACTTCTTGCAGCAGTGATGCTGGTCAACACTGAAG GAATGGTCACCATTGACTCCCCAAATATGACCATGTGCTACCAGTCCAGCCCACAAATGAAATGCACTTTTGAGGAGGCAACGGACAGCAGTGGCTGGAATCTAACCAGCAAAACTGTGCGCTATGAGCTCAACAATGGCATTGTGGTCCAACTGGACACTAACTGTGCCACCCCAGAATACAATTCTTGTATTGCAATAACACTCAATCAGGTGGCAGGCATGTGGGAAG GAATATATGAGTGTGGATTCACTAAAGGATCAGTCAGGCACACAGCCAACGCACAACTGCATGTGGCACTCCTACCTGATGTGATCCAGATGAACTTCTATCCTCTCACTGCAGACTGTACGCAAACAGGTGGTAATGTGATTGAAATCAGCGCCACCATAGAAAATAGCCAAGAGAGCTATGACGTTTGGTGGACCTACAGGAATGAGAAAAACAATGTACTTAACACAT CTATTAATGATATCCTGGTCTATAATTTCAAAGTTACTCTCAATTGTGATTATACCAGCGAAGCCCAATATGTTACCGTCACTTTTAAAAACTCAGTAGGTCAAGAAAAAAGTGCACAAGTGGACATACCAGTAATTTATG TGGGCAAACCATTTTGCAAAGAGGAGCAGATAGATGAAGAATTTTGGCCAAACGCCCCAGATGGAAACACAGTGATTAACCAAACATGTCCACTGGGGAGGACTGGCTTTAGTACACGCACTTGTAAAGGCAGTGCCTGGCTGCCTGTGTACTCTGAGTGCATTAGccaagaaatgaagaaaattttaaatgacGCAGAG GCCTTTTTGACAGGGCTAGGGTCTACCGAGGAGATGGCAATGCAAATATTTGAAGGACTTGAGAACAGCTCTACATCTGCTTCCAGTAACACCACAGCTGATGTTATTTCTTTCATCAAAATTCTAGATGTGATGGCCACTGCATCAAACTATGTTGTCTTAAAAGAGGACCTCCTTCCT AGTTTGATTAATGGAGCAAGCAATATTTTGAACAAGACCTGGGATGATGTCAACAATACTATTATCCAGAACATGTCAGCAAACTACCTTCAATCTGTGGAGAGTCTGGTGAAGAATGTCAAGGTCAACAGGAGCAGTGGAGTCAACAGTACAAATTTAGCACTCAAAATTAGTCATGActgtaatgtgtctgtgtttggcaTTAACGTCAATCTGAACAGGACCAATGGATTAATAAAATCTCTTGGTGTGAAAAACTTAATGACTAGATTAGGAAACAACCTCGGCAGTACCTATGAGCCTACCAGCCTTTTATTATCAGCCACACTGGAGGACAACAATGATTCACGTTTAGAAATTAGACTGGATTTCCCTAAGGAGGAGTCGAACGGCACTAAACCTTTCTGCGTGTTCTGGAACATCACAAAGAGGAGCTGGTCAAATGAAGGATGCGTTGTCAAAAGAAGCAATAATGAAAGCACAGTGTGTGAGTGCAACCACTTGACGTCATTCTCTGTCCTCATGGCTAAGGGTGAAATAAATCTATTTGGTGACACCCTTGATAAAATTACCAACGTCGGCCTGGGTGTGTCCATCTGCTCTTtgctcatcttcctcatcattGAGTCTTTAGTGTGGTCGGCTGTGGTCAAGACCAATCTTTCTCATTTCCGTCACACAGCTATGGTGAACATCgcagtttttcttctgcttgctgacatttgttttttggcttCCTCCTCTCCTGATGTTCTCTCTAGCAGCTGGTGCCTGACTTTGACCATATGCAAACACCTGTTTTTCTTGGTCATGTTTGGCTGGATGCTGTGTCTGAGCGTCATGCTTGTCCACCAGCTGATCTTTGTCTTCAGTCCACTGAGAAAAAGAGTCTTCATGTTCCTGTCTAGCATTGTAGGTTATGTTTGTCCAATCGTGATAGTGGGATGCAGCTTTATATATTACAAATACACCAACAAGCCCTACCATAGTGAGAAAACATGTTGGCTAGTATACGAAAGACTCTTGGAGGGCTCCATACATGCTTTCCTCCTCCCCTTGGGAACAATTATTTTGACAAATCTCTTTTCCATGGTGGTTGTCATTCTTACTCTGGTAAAGACATCTGTTCCAGACAGCAGCAAGGCAGATGACAAAGACACAGCCAAAGGCATCCTTAAAGTGGTGGTTGTTCTGACACCTGTCTTTGGAGTGACGTGGATTATTGGATTCTTTCAGCTCATGCTGTCACAGAACAATCccatgtttggttttgtttgcttCAGTTTCACCATCCTCAACTCTTTCCAG GGCCTTTTCATTTTGCTAACAGGATGTTTTGCAGAACAGAAG GTTCGAGAGGAACTGTTCAAGATTATAATG tcaAAATCAAAAGGAAAGAGTTCCAGCGTGACGAATGTGACTACAGTCCCATatacaaaagacaaatga
- the mep1a.2 gene encoding meprin A subunit alpha isoform X1: MGPRDSLRMLALLIGTFVVLKVQAVPALSGDNADAGELRDDIPEINRGLNHLFEGDIAGNPRRNAILDETRRWKFPIPYILTDSLELNAKGVILQAFEEYRLRSCVDFKPYEGETSYISFSKLSGCWSYVGDDKKGQNVSIGARCDTKAIVQHELLHALGFYHEQSRSDRDDYVKIWWDEIEEGMEHNFNKYEDDFITDLNTPYDYESVMHYRPLSFNKNDSIPTITTTIPYFNEIIGQRLDFSAVDITRLNRMYNCANTHTLLDQCSFELINICGMIQNEEDNADWVQTLSSPADADHTLEGRCRDSGYFMKFDTSSGVVGSSALLESRILYPNRGEQCLQFFYKMTGAAGDKLVIWIRTDDGTGAIRSVRKIHTITGDGNDAWKIAHVTLKVTKKFRYFFQGIRGSSSSSGGILIDDITLTETICPKAVWQIHNFTGLLASTPVGSSVTSKCFINSEGYSFGVSVYPNGKEDAYPDYIGVGLHLCSGENDAVMQWPAQNRQATIVAMDQDPDVKLRMSSTRSFTTDTDTRWNKPTATSGATWDASCQCYRGKDFGWSTFLSHKHLYRRSFLKNNDLIITADFNDLTHLIKTEVPVKPTTPSHAVVDEKPISEVEMKVEVPKVREPRSAGPCLPNPCFNGGACVESEGKASCRCATTQTTYYSGKRCEELNIDRGILGALIGGAAGTIVLTLAILTVIRRAQSNRF, from the exons ATGGGCCCCAGAGACAGTTTGAGGATGCTTGCTCTGCTAATTGGCACCTTTGTGGTTTTGAAG GTGCAAGCTGTTCCGGCACTTTCTG GTGATAATGCAGACGCTGGTGAACTGAGGGATGACATACCTGAGATCAACAGAG gcTTAAATCACCTGTTTGAGGGAGACATTGCTGGGAAT CCCAGGAGAAATGCAATCCTCGATGAAACGAGGAGGTGGAAGTTTCCCATCCCTTATATTTTAACAGACTCCTTAG AACTGAATGCTAAAGGTGTGATCCTCCAGGCGTTTGAGGAGTACCGTCTGAGATCCTGTGTGGACTTCAAGCCCTATGAGGGAGAGACCAGCTACATCTCCTTCAGCAAGCTCTCTGG TTGCTGGTCATATGTTGGAGATGATAAAAAGGGCCAGAATGTGTCCATTGGGGCCAGATGTGACACTAAAGCCATTGTGCAGCATGAACTCCTCCACGCTCTGGGCTTTTATCATGAACAGTCTCGTTCAGACAGAGATGACTATGTTAAGATCTGGTGGGATGAGATTGAAGAAG GGATGGAACACAATTTCAATAAGTAtgaggatgatttcatcacTGATCTGAACACACCATATGATTATGAGTCCGTCATGCACTACAGGCCACTGTCTTTCAACAAGAATGACAGCATTCCCACAATCACCACCACCATACCATACTTTAATGAGATTATTGGCCAGCGACTAGACTTCAGTGCTGTAGACATCACCAGGCTCAACCGCATGTACAACTGTG ccaacacacacactctcctggACCAGTGCTCATTTGAGCTGATCAACATCTGTGGAATGATCCAGAACGAGGAAGACAATGCAGACTGGGTACAGACATTGAGCAGTCCAGCTGATGCTGATCACACCCTGGAAGGGCGCTGCAGAG ATTCTGGGTACTTCATGAAATTTGACACATCTTCCGGGGTAGTCGGCAGCAGTGCCTTATTGGAGTCACGCATCCTCTACCCCAACAGAGGTGAACAGTGCCTGCAGTTTTTCTACAAGATGACAGGAGCAGCTGGGGACAAACTGGTGATATGGATCAGGACTGATGATGGAACAGGGGCCATACGCAGTGTCAGGAAAATCCACACCATCACTG GTGATGGAAACGATGCCTGGAAAATAGCTCATGTGACTCTCAAGGTGACAAAGAAGTTCCGGTATTTCTTCCAAGGCATCAGAGGATCATCCAGCTCCTCGGGCGGCATCTTAATCGATGACATAACTCTTACTGAGACCATTTGCCCCAAAGCTGTTTGGCAAATCCACAACTTCACCGGCCTCCTTGCCTCCACTCCTGTTGGCAGTTCAGTTACAAGCAAGTGCTTCATCAACTCAGAGGGCTACTCGTTTGGTGTCAGTGTTTACCCGAATGGGAAAGAAGATGCTTACCCAGATTATATTGGTGTGGGCTTACACCTCTGCAGTGGGGAAAATGATGCAGTGATGCAGTGGCCTGCCCAAAACAGGCAGGCGACCATTGTTGCCATGGACCAGGACCCTGATGTTAAACTGAGGATGTCTTCTACAAGAAGCTTCACCACAG ACACTGACACCCGTTGGAACAAACCAACAGCCACATCAGGAGCGACGTGGGATGCCAGCTGCCAGTGCTACCGTGGTAAAGACTTTGGCTGGAGCACATTTCTTTCTCACAAGCATCTATACAGAAGGAGCTTCCTGAAGAACAATGACCTCATCATTACTGCTGATTTTAATG ATTTGACCCATCTGATCAAGACTGAGGTACCTGTCAAACCGACCACACCAAGTCATGCTGTTGTGGATGAAAAGCCAATCAGTGAGGTGGAAATGAAAGTGGAGGTTCCAAAAGTCAGAGAACCACGTTCTGCCGGCCCCTGTCTTCCTAATCCATGTTTTAATGGAGGTGCGTGTGTGGAAAGTGAAGGGAAAGCctcctgcag ATGTGCAACAACCCAGACTACCTACTACTCTGGTAAAAGATGTGAGGAACTGAACATAGACAGAGGCATTCTGGGAGCTCTGATCGGTGGTGCAGCCGGGACCATAGTTTTGACACTGGCCATCTTGACCGTTATCAGGAGAGCTCAGTCTAACCGATTTTAG
- the mep1a.2 gene encoding meprin A subunit alpha isoform X2 yields MGPRDSLRMLALLIGTFVVLKVQAVPALSGDNADAGELRDDIPEINRGLNHLFEGDIAGNPRRNAILDETRRWKFPIPYILTDSLELNAKGVILQAFEEYRLRSCVDFKPYEGETSYISFSKLSGCWSYVGDDKKGQNVSIGARCDTKAIVQHELLHALGFYHEQSRSDRDDYVKIWWDEIEEGMEHNFNKYEDDFITDLNTPYDYESVMHYRPLSFNKNDSIPTITTTIPYFNEIIGQRLDFSAVDITRLNRMYNCANTHTLLDQCSFELINICGMIQNEEDNADWVQTLSSPADADHTLEGRCRDSGYFMKFDTSSGVVGSSALLESRILYPNRGEQCLQFFYKMTGAAGDKLVIWIRTDDGTGAIRSVRKIHTITGDGNDAWKIAHVTLKVTKKFRYFFQGIRGSSSSSGGILIDDITLTETICPKAVWQIHNFTGLLASTPVGSSVTSKCFINSEGYSFGVSVYPNGKEDAYPDYIGVGLHLCSGENDAVMQWPAQNRQATIVAMDQDPDVKLRMSSTRSFTTDTDTRWNKPTATSGATWDASCQCYRGKDFGWSTFLSHKHLYRRSFLKNNDLIITADFNDLTHLIKTEVPVKPTTPSHAVVDEKPISEVEMKVEVPKVREPRSAGPCLPNPCFNGDVQQPRLPTTLVKDVRN; encoded by the exons ATGGGCCCCAGAGACAGTTTGAGGATGCTTGCTCTGCTAATTGGCACCTTTGTGGTTTTGAAG GTGCAAGCTGTTCCGGCACTTTCTG GTGATAATGCAGACGCTGGTGAACTGAGGGATGACATACCTGAGATCAACAGAG gcTTAAATCACCTGTTTGAGGGAGACATTGCTGGGAAT CCCAGGAGAAATGCAATCCTCGATGAAACGAGGAGGTGGAAGTTTCCCATCCCTTATATTTTAACAGACTCCTTAG AACTGAATGCTAAAGGTGTGATCCTCCAGGCGTTTGAGGAGTACCGTCTGAGATCCTGTGTGGACTTCAAGCCCTATGAGGGAGAGACCAGCTACATCTCCTTCAGCAAGCTCTCTGG TTGCTGGTCATATGTTGGAGATGATAAAAAGGGCCAGAATGTGTCCATTGGGGCCAGATGTGACACTAAAGCCATTGTGCAGCATGAACTCCTCCACGCTCTGGGCTTTTATCATGAACAGTCTCGTTCAGACAGAGATGACTATGTTAAGATCTGGTGGGATGAGATTGAAGAAG GGATGGAACACAATTTCAATAAGTAtgaggatgatttcatcacTGATCTGAACACACCATATGATTATGAGTCCGTCATGCACTACAGGCCACTGTCTTTCAACAAGAATGACAGCATTCCCACAATCACCACCACCATACCATACTTTAATGAGATTATTGGCCAGCGACTAGACTTCAGTGCTGTAGACATCACCAGGCTCAACCGCATGTACAACTGTG ccaacacacacactctcctggACCAGTGCTCATTTGAGCTGATCAACATCTGTGGAATGATCCAGAACGAGGAAGACAATGCAGACTGGGTACAGACATTGAGCAGTCCAGCTGATGCTGATCACACCCTGGAAGGGCGCTGCAGAG ATTCTGGGTACTTCATGAAATTTGACACATCTTCCGGGGTAGTCGGCAGCAGTGCCTTATTGGAGTCACGCATCCTCTACCCCAACAGAGGTGAACAGTGCCTGCAGTTTTTCTACAAGATGACAGGAGCAGCTGGGGACAAACTGGTGATATGGATCAGGACTGATGATGGAACAGGGGCCATACGCAGTGTCAGGAAAATCCACACCATCACTG GTGATGGAAACGATGCCTGGAAAATAGCTCATGTGACTCTCAAGGTGACAAAGAAGTTCCGGTATTTCTTCCAAGGCATCAGAGGATCATCCAGCTCCTCGGGCGGCATCTTAATCGATGACATAACTCTTACTGAGACCATTTGCCCCAAAGCTGTTTGGCAAATCCACAACTTCACCGGCCTCCTTGCCTCCACTCCTGTTGGCAGTTCAGTTACAAGCAAGTGCTTCATCAACTCAGAGGGCTACTCGTTTGGTGTCAGTGTTTACCCGAATGGGAAAGAAGATGCTTACCCAGATTATATTGGTGTGGGCTTACACCTCTGCAGTGGGGAAAATGATGCAGTGATGCAGTGGCCTGCCCAAAACAGGCAGGCGACCATTGTTGCCATGGACCAGGACCCTGATGTTAAACTGAGGATGTCTTCTACAAGAAGCTTCACCACAG ACACTGACACCCGTTGGAACAAACCAACAGCCACATCAGGAGCGACGTGGGATGCCAGCTGCCAGTGCTACCGTGGTAAAGACTTTGGCTGGAGCACATTTCTTTCTCACAAGCATCTATACAGAAGGAGCTTCCTGAAGAACAATGACCTCATCATTACTGCTGATTTTAATG ATTTGACCCATCTGATCAAGACTGAGGTACCTGTCAAACCGACCACACCAAGTCATGCTGTTGTGGATGAAAAGCCAATCAGTGAGGTGGAAATGAAAGTGGAGGTTCCAAAAGTCAGAGAACCACGTTCTGCCGGCCCCTGTCTTCCTAATCCATGTTTTAATGGAG ATGTGCAACAACCCAGACTACCTACTACTCTGGTAAAAGATGTGAGGAACTGA